The sequence GGGGCGGACGTGAACCTGGTCGGGGGTGAGCGCGATCGGGGCGCCGCCGGCGGGCGAACGGGCGGCGTGCGCCGCTTCACTCCCCCCATTCCCGCTCCCTCCGGGCGAGCAGGCGCCGCAGGCCAGCGCCAGCCACGCCGCCCCGCACCACCGCAGCATCCGCAATTTGCACCTCGCACCTGGTTGGAGCACCGTCATTCACGCCGCCCGGCGGGCCCCGCCGCGGCGCCCGGTCCGCCGGCGATTGTACCCGGCTTGACCGGTGGGCTCCCATCGGAAACCATCGGGGTGACAATGCACCCTTGCCCGCTGCCGATCCCGGTTCCCGGTTCCCTAGCCCCTCGGAGGTGCCATGTTCACGAAGTTCCGCCGGGCCCTTGAGCCCACCGCCGTCCTGGCGCTCGCCGCCTTGATCGTTGCCGGCGCGGTCGCGGTCGCGCCCTCCCCGGCGCGCGCCGCGGACCCCTCCCCCAGCGCCTTCGACAGCCCGCTGCCCGCCGACGCCTCGGACAGCGTGGCGGTGCTGCTGAGCGTGCGCACCGCGGATGCGATCCAACGCGATCTCGAATGGGCGCACGCCGACGAGCGCGCGGCCGAGTCGGACGCCGACCGCGTCAAGAGCCTGCAGGCGCGCATCAAGTCGCGCATCGAGATCAAGAAGGGCGAGATCGACGCGCTCAAGGGCCGCGTGAAGCTGGCCAAGGACGGCGGGCAGGCGGAGGAGCAGGCCTCGCTGGAAGCCCGCGTGGACGCGGAGAAGCGCCAGCTCGACATGCTGGAGGCGACCCGGGACCTGCGTGATGCGGAGAAGGGACTGGCCGACGCGCGGCGCGAGGCGGCGAAGGCGCGCGCGGATTTCTTCGAGCGCGAGATTGAGTTCGACAACCGCCACGAGTCGCTGGCCGGGCTGCACTCCGGCGGCGAGGTCCCCGGCCCGGGCGAGGTCGCGTCCCGCACGAAGAGCCTGCGCGACGCGGAGAAGAACGCACTGTCGGCGTTCAAGGACGCCGCGGACAAGGCCCAGGAGGTGGCCAGGCGGCAGGGCAACGTGGCCGACCGCCGCAAGAACATCCTGGGCATCCAGGTGGCGGTGGCGGGCGGAAAATAGCGCCCGCCCTGCCCGCTATTTCGCCGGCGCCGCCGATCCTCCCTGGAGGGTCTGAATCCGCTTCTTGAACGCCGCGACGGTGCGCGCCGGCTGCTGGTCGGCGGGCAGGGCGGCGGCTTCGCCCAGGGCGTCGTTGAGGGTCTTCACCGCGGCCGAGGTGTCGGCCATGCCCACGTAGATCTCGGCCCGATTGCTGAGCATTCCCAGCTTGCGCGGGCCGTACGCCAGCTTCAGTGCCCGGTCCGAGGCCGCCAGCGCCTCGTCCCAGCTCTTGAGGTTGCGGTACACCACGGACAGCCGCGCCGGCGGGTTGTAGTCGCCCGGCAGGTCGCGCTCCGAGGCCTGCAGCATGGGAATCGCGCGCTCGTAGCGGCCCAGCTCGCCATAGGCCGACATGCGGTGCGAGTCGAACACCGCGCGCTCCTCGGGCGTGCGGGCCTTCACGGCGGCGCTCTCGAGGAAGTCCGCCCACTGCTCCGCCACCGCGTGCGCACCCACGGAGTCCTTCGCTTCCTGGCGCGCGGTCAGCAGGCCGATGTACACACCCGAGCGGTCGTCGGCGGCCATTTCCAGGGTGGTGTCCGCCGCCACCTCGCGCGTCCACGCCTCCAGCGTGTCGGCCAGCTCCCGGCGATCCGGATGGTCCGGCGGCAGGCTCAGCGCGCAGTCCAGCCCGGTGGCCGCCAGGTTGGCGGCCGACACCGTGCGCCGCAGCCGCGGGAAGGCCTCGCGCGCCAGCTTCGCGGCGTCCTCGAACTTCTCGGTGGTCTGCAGCGAGAACAGCAGCGACTCCACGGAGCGGCCGTAGCGCGGCCATTCCGCGGGCGCGGCCGCCAGCGCTTCCCTGTAGGCCGCCGCGGCGCCGGCGTAGTCCGCCTGGCCGTAGAGACCGTCCGCACGCACCAGCGCCTGGTCGGCCGGGCTGCCCTTGCCGGCGCGGCCGTCGAAGGCCAGCAGGCCGTCCTCCAGCAACCGCTGGAACTGGGGCAGCGTGGCCCCGCCCACCCAGCGGATCAGCACCTTGCCGGTGTTGGGATCCAGCACCAAGAAGGTCGGCAGCGCCTGCACGGCGAGCGTCTTCTTCATGATCGAGGCGTTCTTCGATTTTTCGCTGTCGAGCTCAAGCCAGACGAACCGCCCGGCGTGCCGTGAGAGGGACTTGTCCGTGAAGACATAGGCCCTCATCGAGCGGCAACTGTGTCACCACGGGGCCCAGGCCTCGACAATCATGGGCACCTTGCGGGCCCGGGCCTGTTTCAGGGCTCCGGCGTAGTCGTCGTGAATCCAGGGCAGAACCGAGGGCGGGCCGGTCTTCGCCGCGGACTTCGGTGCCGCGGCCGACTCGGCGGCGATCGGGGCCGTGGCGCAGAGCGCCAGCAGCAGCAGAGTGAAGCGTGTGAGTTTCAT is a genomic window of Candidatus Eisenbacteria bacterium containing:
- a CDS encoding thiol reductase thioredoxin, encoding MKKTLAVQALPTFLVLDPNTGKVLIRWVGGATLPQFQRLLEDGLLAFDGRAGKGSPADQALVRADGLYGQADYAGAAAAYREALAAAPAEWPRYGRSVESLLFSLQTTEKFEDAAKLAREAFPRLRRTVSAANLAATGLDCALSLPPDHPDRRELADTLEAWTREVAADTTLEMAADDRSGVYIGLLTARQEAKDSVGAHAVAEQWADFLESAAVKARTPEERAVFDSHRMSAYGELGRYERAIPMLQASERDLPGDYNPPARLSVVYRNLKSWDEALAASDRALKLAYGPRKLGMLSNRAEIYVGMADTSAAVKTLNDALGEAAALPADQQPARTVAAFKKRIQTLQGGSAAPAK